In Silene latifolia isolate original U9 population chromosome X, ASM4854445v1, whole genome shotgun sequence, the following proteins share a genomic window:
- the LOC141622237 gene encoding RNA polymerase II C-terminal domain phosphatase-like 4 isoform X3, whose translation MCIRCGERVNDVGGVVPFKYIHKDLRLGTDEISRLRDSDVRSVLGRKKLYLILDLDHTLLNSSRLDDISLEEEYLHSRTDSLQDISKGSLFRLDMMRMMTKLRPFVRNFLQEASQIFEMYIYTMGEHAYAIEMAKLLDPENLYFNSRVISQADCTERHQKGLDVVLGQESAVLILDDTEFVWQKHKDNLILMDRYHFFSSSCRQFKHDCKSLSELKSDENELDGALATILGVLKRIHGKFFDPSIGDDYAARDVRQVRREVRKEVLKDCKIVFTRVIPKEGPPNDHRLWKMAEQLGATCSTKLGASITHVVSLDPGTDKSRWAVREGKFLVHPRWLDAANYLWQRQPEDKFPVVSTKKNS comes from the exons ATGTGCATCCGCTGTGGCGAAAGAGTAAATGATGTTGGTGGTGTTGTGCCATTTAAATACATACATAAG GATTTGAGACTGGGAACTGATGAAATTTCTAGATTGCGTGACTCTGACGTGAGATCTGTATTAGGCCGCAAGAAACTGTATTTGATCCTTGACTTGGATCATACATTACTAAATTCCAGCCGTCTGGATGACATAAGCTTAGAAGAGGAATATCTACACAGTAGAACAGACTCTCTTCAAG ACATTTCAAAAGGCAGCTTATTCCGATTGGATATGATGCGGATGATGACCAAATTAAGACCATTTGTTCGCAATTTCCTGCAAGAAGCAAGCCAGATATTTGAAATGTACATTTACACAATGGGTGAGCATGCATATGCAATTGAAATGGCTAAGCTTCTTGACCCCGAAAATTTGTATTTCAATTCGAGAGTGATTTCCCAAGCTGATTGCACTGAGAGACATCAGAAAGGGCTAGATGTGGTACTTGGTCAAGAGAGTGCTGTTTTGATACTTGATGATACGGAGTTC GTCTGGCAGAAACATAAGGACAATTTGATATTGATGGATAGATACCACTTCTTTTCATCAAGTTGTCGCCAATTCAAACATGATTGTAAGTCCTTGTCTGAGTTGAAAAGTGATGAGAATGAGCTAGATGGAGCACTTGCAACAATCCTGGGAGTTCTTAAAAGAATACATGGGAAATTCTTTGATCCT AGTATTGGAGATGACTATGCTGCCAGAGACGTGAGGCAG GTTCGGAGAGAAGTCCGAAAGGAAGTCCTGAAAGATTGTAAGATAGTGTTCACCAGAGTTATCCCCAAGGAAGGGCCACCTAATGATCATCGTTTGTGGAAGATGGCAGAGCAGCTGGGAGCCACATGCTCGACCAAGCTAGGGGCTTCAATTACACATGTCGTCTCGCTAGATCCCGGGACAGATAAGTCACGCTGGGCTGTCCGAGAGGGAAAGTTTCTAGTCCATCCAAGGTGGCTTGATGCCGCAAACTATTTGTGGCAAAGGCAACCAGAAGACAAGTTTCCTGTAGTAAGTACTAAAAAGAACAGTTGA
- the LOC141622236 gene encoding uncharacterized protein LOC141622236, whose amino-acid sequence MPDPMELTKHDLDVGPATSGDSEYERLVTSDLTKKPVAENLHSQAETRLRPFIWWIKMLLSCISGVAFVLILLKWGVPFLFEKILVPMMQWEATAFGRPVLAIVLIASLAFFPVLLLPSGPSMWLAGMIFGYGLGFVIIMVGTTIGMVLPYLIGLLFRDKIHQWLQRWPDKAAVLSLAAEGSWFHQFRVVALFRISPFPYTIFNYAVVVTSMKFWPYLWGSVAGMVPEAYLYIYTGRLIRTFADVKYGNHHLTWVEIVYNGISFVVAVITIVVFTVYTKRALEQFKRTETKENKEDGPSNRDIRIQMEALPLERPRHSMV is encoded by the exons ATGCCAGACCCAATGGAGTTAACTAAGCATGATCTGGATGTTGGACCAGCCACGAGTGGTGACAGTGAATATGAAAGATTGGTGACTTCTGATTTGACTAAGAAACCCGTGGCTGAGAACTTACACTCTCAAGCTGAAACAAGACTGAGACCCTTCATTTGGTGGATAAAAATGTTGTTATCCTGCATTAGTGGTGTGGCATTTGTTCTCATATTGCTAAAATGGGGAGTTCCTTTTCTCTTTGAGAAG ATTCTTGTTCCAATGATGCAGTGGGAAGCCACTGCCTTTGGCCGTCCAGTCCTTGCTATTGTGCTTATTGCTTCCCTTGCATTCTTCCCTGTACTTTTGCTTCCTTCTGGCCCTTCCATGTGGCTCGCAGGCATGATCTTCGGCTATGGTCTTGGTTTTGTGATAATCATGGTTGGAACAACTATCGGAATGGTTCTTCCCTATTTAATTGGTTTGCTATTTCGTGATAAAATCCAC CAATGGTTGCAAAGATGGCCAGACAAGGCTGCTGTCCTTAGCCTGGCTGCAGAAGGCAGCTGGTTTCATCAGTTTCGCGTGGTTGCACTCTTCAGGATTTCACCATTTCCATATACCATCTTCAACTATGCTGTAGTTGTGACAAGCATGAAATTTTGGCCTTACCTATGGGGTTCTGTTGCAGGAATGGTGCCAGAAGCttatctttacatttacac TGGCCGACTAATAAGGACATTTGCTGATGTGAAATATGGGAATCATCATCTAACTTGGGTGGAGATCGTCTACAATGGGATCTCCTTCGTTGTTGCAGTAATCACCATCGTTGTGTTTACTGTATACACGAAGAGAGCATTAGAACAATTTAAGAGGACAGAAACCAAAGAGAACAAGGAAGACGGTCCTTCAAATCGTGATATTCGGATACAGATGGAGGCACTACCACTCGAGAGACCCCGGCATTCCATGGTTTAG